The following DNA comes from Spirulina major PCC 6313.
GCGTCAGTAAATGTAAACAAGTCACCCCCAAACTATAGAGATCACTATTAAATCGTGCCTTTCCCATCCCTTGCTCTGGCGCACAATATTCCGCTGAACCAATTTGAGTGCCGGTAACAGTCCGCTGTACCTGCTGCAACACCTTCGCCGCCCCAAAATCCACTAGGACTAATTTTTGATCAGCCTGACGACGAATAATGTTATCCGGTTTAATATCCCGGTGAATCACATTTTTACTATGAACAAACTCCAGAATATTCAGCAAGTCTGTCAATAATGCCCGAATCTGTTGCTCTGAAAATACCCCATGATCTGCCAGTTCTTTCGTGAGCGTGATCCCATTGATAAACTCCTGAACTAAATAAGACTGATCATGTTCGACAAAATGGGCGAATAACTCCGGAATTTGGGGATGTTGCCCCAAAATTTCTAACTGTTGCGCCTCTTGGTCAAATAGTTCTAACGCCTTCGTGAACGTTGCCGGATCTTGGGGTGAAAACTGCTTAATCACACAAAACGGCTTCGAGGGCTTATCCTCATCCACCGCCAAAAACGTCCGCCCAAACCCCCCCTGACCAATCACCGCCTTCGCCCAATACCGCCCCCGCAACAGCAACGGCTTACCGCATTTCTGGCAAAACTGGTGGCCGTCCGGGTTCGGCTGACGACAGGCAGGATTCAAACAGTGGCGCATGACGGGACAGAGAACACGATAGGCTCATTTTAAACCGAACGGATGGACTTCACACAGAAGATACTCTTACTCGCTGTCTCGATTACGATCGCGCCCCAATTCCACATCTTCATAAATCAACCCTAAATCACAGCGCAACTCTAAACTACTGAACTCTAATTGACACTGTTCTAAATCCTCGTCACTGTCAGGATATGAGGTTAATTCCCACTTGCCCGCTGCGTTTTTGGTGTAGCGATCGCATCGGATTTGAGTGGCATCGATTAAGACATATTCTTCCAGGCTGGAAATTTGGCGGTAAAACTGAAACTTTTGCCCATAATCAAAGGTTCCGGTACTCGGAGAAAGCACCTCAATAATCAGCCGAGGGTGATAGATTGCGTCGATCGCGGTGCGATCGCGCTGATCACAACTCACCACCACATCCGGATAAAAATACGGCCCCTGCTCAGAAACTCGGAC
Coding sequences within:
- a CDS encoding Uma2 family endonuclease codes for the protein MIAQIQSPRMTVAEYLAWETEQLIKHEYIDGEVYAMAGSTLPHNDIALNVYSVLRSHLRGKGCRVNVSDVKVRVSEQGPYFYPDVVVSCDQRDRTAIDAIYHPRLIIEVLSPSTGTFDYGQKFQFYRQISSLEEYVLIDATQIRCDRYTKNAAGKWELTSYPDSDEDLEQCQLEFSSLELRCDLGLIYEDVELGRDRNRDSE